The Phycicoccus sp. M110.8 genome includes a window with the following:
- a CDS encoding 3-isopropylmalate dehydrogenase, protein MSSDPATTPSSDTVALAVIGGDGIGPEVVAEGLKVLEAVTAGSGTKFHTTEYDLGARRWHATGETLPDSVLEELRGHDAILLGAIGDPTVPSGVLERGVLLPLRFALEHYVNLRPAKLYPGVQSPLAVERVAPDGIDFVVVREGTEGPYTGNGGSLRTGTPNEIATEVSVNTRFGVERVVRDAFARAQARPRKHLTLVHKHNVLTHAGHLWRRTVEEVGAEFPDVETAYQHVDAATIFLATDPGRFDVIVTDNLFGDIITDIAAAIAGGIGLAASGNINPDRTAPSMFEPVHGSAPDIAGQGKADPTATILSVAMLLEHLGRPEEAARVEAAVAADLAERGSSVRSTTEVGDAVAARL, encoded by the coding sequence ATGAGCTCCGACCCCGCCACGACCCCGTCGTCCGACACCGTCGCCCTCGCCGTCATCGGCGGGGACGGGATCGGCCCGGAGGTCGTCGCCGAGGGCCTGAAGGTCCTCGAGGCGGTCACGGCCGGCAGCGGAACCAAGTTCCACACGACCGAGTACGACCTGGGCGCCCGTCGCTGGCACGCCACCGGCGAGACGCTGCCCGACTCGGTGCTCGAGGAGCTGCGCGGCCACGACGCGATCCTGCTCGGCGCGATCGGGGACCCGACGGTCCCGAGCGGCGTCCTCGAGCGGGGCGTCCTGCTGCCGCTGCGGTTCGCGCTCGAGCACTACGTGAACCTGCGCCCGGCCAAGCTGTACCCGGGCGTCCAGAGCCCGCTCGCCGTCGAGCGGGTCGCCCCCGACGGCATCGACTTCGTCGTCGTGCGCGAGGGCACCGAGGGCCCGTACACCGGCAACGGCGGCTCGCTGCGCACCGGCACCCCGAACGAGATCGCCACCGAGGTCAGCGTCAACACGCGGTTCGGCGTCGAGCGGGTCGTCCGCGACGCGTTCGCCCGCGCCCAGGCGCGCCCGCGCAAGCACCTGACGCTCGTGCACAAGCACAACGTGCTCACCCACGCGGGGCACCTGTGGCGCCGCACGGTCGAGGAGGTCGGGGCGGAGTTCCCCGACGTCGAGACGGCCTACCAGCACGTCGACGCGGCCACCATCTTCCTGGCCACCGACCCGGGGCGGTTCGACGTCATCGTCACCGACAACCTCTTCGGCGACATCATCACCGACATCGCCGCAGCGATCGCCGGCGGCATCGGCCTGGCCGCCAGCGGCAACATCAACCCCGACCGGACCGCGCCAAGCATGTTCGAGCCGGTCCACGGGTCGGCCCCCGACATCGCCGGCCAGGGCAAGGCCGACCCCACCGCGACGATCCTCTCCGTCGCCATGCTGCTCGAGCACCTCGGCCGCCCCGAGGAGGCCGCCCGCGTCGAGGCGGCCGTGGCGGCGGACCTCGCCGAGCGGGGCAGCTCGGTACGCAGCACCACCGAGGTCGGCGACGCGGTCGCCGCCCGGCTCTAG
- a CDS encoding 3-isopropylmalate dehydrogenase has protein sequence MKEAIVMSEEAQKARQALQESMDLREQGHSDD, from the coding sequence GTGAAGGAAGCGATCGTGATGAGCGAAGAGGCCCAGAAGGCGCGTCAGGCACTGCAGGAGTCGATGGACCTGCGCGAGCAGGGTCACTCGGACGACTGA